A stretch of the Elephas maximus indicus isolate mEleMax1 chromosome 3, mEleMax1 primary haplotype, whole genome shotgun sequence genome encodes the following:
- the LOC126070880 gene encoding olfactory receptor 7D4-like has protein sequence MEAGNQTKFSEFFLMGLSEDSELQPLFFGLFLSMYLVTILGNLFIILAVSSDPHLHSPMYFFLSNLSFVDICFITTTVPKMLVNIQTQSKVISYTGCLTQVYFFIIFSGLDNFILSLMAYDRFVAICHPLHYTVIMKPRLCVLLVLMSWAIIFWASLLHILLITQLKFCIGTEIPHFFCELAQVIKLACSDTIINNIFLYVATVLLGVFPLSGVLFSYSQIVYSLMSMSSSGGKYKAFSTCGSHLSVVALFYGTALGVCLSSTVIHASQRSSIASVMYTVVTPMLNPFIYSLRNKDMKGALRRLLCRAASCPR, from the coding sequence ATGGAAGCAGGAAACCAAACAAAATTTTCAGAATTCTTCCTGATGGGCCTCTCAGAGGATTCTGAACTTCAGCCCCTCTTCTTTGGACtcttcctgtccatgtacctggTCACTATACTTGGGAATCTGTTCATCATTCTGGCTGTCAGCTCTGACCCCCACCTCCATagccccatgtacttcttcctctccaacctgtcctttGTTGACATCTGTTTCATCACCACCACGGtcccaaagatgctggtgaacattCAGACACAGAGCAAAGTCATCTCCTATACAGGATGCCTCACTCAGGtgtattttttcataattttttctgGACTGGACAATTTTATCCTGTCCTTGATGGCTTATGAccggtttgtggccatctgtcacccccTGCACTATACAGTCATCATGAAGCCCCGGCTCTGTGTCTTGTTGGTTTTGATGTCTTGGGCCATCATTTTCTGGGCCTCTCTGCTTCATATTCTACTGATAACGCAGTTGAAATTCTGTATAGGCACTGAAATTCcacatttcttctgtgaactggCTCAGGTTATCAAATTGGCCTGTTCTGATACCATCATCAATAACATCTTTTTATATGTGGCAACTGTCCTGCTGGGTGTGTTTCCCCTCTCAGGGGTCCTCTTCTCTTATTCTCAGATTGTCTATTCATTAATGAGCATGTCCTCTTCTGGGGGAAAATATAAGGCATTTtccacctgtgggtctcacctctccGTGGTCGCCTTGTTCTATGGAACAGCCCTTGGGGTCTGCCTCAGTTCTACTGTGATCCATGCTTCCCAGAGAAGCTCTATTgcctcagtgatgtacactgtggtcacacccatgctgaaccccttcataTACAGCCTAAGGAATAAGGATATGAAGGGAGCCCTGAGAAGGCTCCTCTGTAGAGCAGCCTCTTGTCCACGATGA